In the genome of Fusobacterium necrogenes, one region contains:
- a CDS encoding transposase: MSNYIVQFPLKVEKYQEDILEKRFRIGRDIYNSLLGKMLKKYGEMIKRKEYRELLYEIANSEGKKVLYKKLEEIRKENGFNEYSFHKEVKNMQKFFKKNIDSFTAQKIASQVWRAFEKMMYGSGQKVHFKQEDDFKSLEGKSNGTGIRYIDGYIDWKGLKLKVLIDKENYYEKEALKSEIAYCRIMRKNIRGKLKYYTQLVFKGIPPREIDKKTGEYRNRVGSGEIRLKIGKEYLIYEKDGKVKEVELADKIYLLELRRKELIEKINRRKKEGLSTLSVRHRKLVEELKEIYRKQSEVRKYQHECLSNEILKLGDKVEIEELESVQEEIYSKGKEKRVKITRSGKRGNRAPRMLVEILNRKLKNRF; encoded by the coding sequence GTGTCTAACTATATAGTCCAATTTCCTTTGAAAGTGGAAAAATATCAAGAGGATATCTTAGAGAAAAGATTTAGGATAGGTAGAGATATATATAATTCACTTTTAGGAAAAATGTTAAAAAAATATGGTGAGATGATAAAAAGAAAAGAGTACAGAGAACTACTATATGAAATAGCTAATAGCGAAGGAAAGAAAGTCCTTTACAAGAAATTAGAAGAGATTAGGAAAGAAAATGGCTTTAATGAGTATTCTTTTCACAAAGAAGTAAAGAATATGCAGAAATTTTTTAAAAAGAATATAGATTCATTTACTGCTCAAAAGATAGCTTCACAAGTGTGGAGAGCTTTTGAAAAAATGATGTATGGAAGTGGACAGAAGGTTCATTTTAAACAGGAAGATGATTTCAAATCCTTAGAGGGAAAATCTAATGGAACAGGGATTAGATATATAGATGGATACATTGATTGGAAAGGTCTTAAGTTAAAAGTTCTAATTGATAAGGAAAACTACTATGAAAAAGAAGCGCTTAAGAGTGAGATAGCTTATTGTCGTATTATGAGAAAAAATATTCGAGGGAAACTCAAATACTATACACAGTTAGTTTTTAAAGGTATTCCACCTAGAGAGATAGATAAGAAAACTGGAGAGTATAGAAATAGAGTTGGAAGTGGTGAGATTAGATTAAAGATAGGGAAAGAATATCTCATCTATGAAAAAGATGGAAAAGTAAAAGAGGTTGAATTAGCAGATAAGATATATCTACTAGAGCTTAGAAGAAAAGAGCTAATAGAGAAGATAAATAGAAGAAAAAAAGAGGGATTATCAACACTCAGTGTAAGACATAGAAAGCTAGTAGAGGAATTAAAGGAGATATATAGAAAGCAAAGTGAGGTGAGAAAGTACCAACATGAGTGCTTAAGTAACGAGATATTAAAACTTGGGGATAAGGTAGAGATAGAAGAGTTAGAGAGTGTACAAGAAGAAATTTACTCTAAGGGTAAAGAAAAAAGAGTAAAGATAACTAGGAGTGGGAAAAGAGGAAATAGAGCTCCTAGAATGTTGGTTGAAATTTTAAATAGAAAACTAAAAAATAGGTTTTGA
- a CDS encoding glycosyltransferase gives MEKISIIVPIYNGEKYLEKLVSKIKEQEINKKIELIALVTKSKDTSLKKAKELFDIVLEIEKFNHAKTRHEGALKSSGGILVFITQDILPYDNQWLKNLIEPLNEKIIASFSRQIAYEEHSNIEKIIREFNYPNKDRICNKEMKEKNGRKNIFYSDASSAIIKEKFFELGGYNFEVPTNEDVYLANKIVENGYSFLYASQSRIWHSHQLSLKDTYKRYKDIGKFEKLYKNEIDFSKTQSEGNKVLLFLIKELLKRKNIKELIYLPFDIGARWIGYKMED, from the coding sequence ATGGAAAAAATTTCTATAATAGTACCAATTTATAATGGAGAGAAGTATTTAGAAAAATTAGTTTCAAAGATAAAAGAACAAGAGATTAATAAAAAAATAGAATTGATAGCTTTGGTAACAAAATCAAAAGATACTAGTCTAAAAAAAGCTAAAGAGCTATTTGATATTGTTTTAGAGATAGAAAAATTTAATCATGCTAAAACAAGACATGAGGGAGCATTAAAGTCATCAGGGGGCATTTTAGTCTTTATAACTCAAGATATATTACCTTATGATAATCAATGGTTAAAAAATTTGATTGAACCATTAAATGAAAAGATAATAGCTTCTTTTTCAAGACAGATAGCATATGAAGAACATTCTAATATTGAAAAAATAATTAGAGAATTTAACTATCCTAATAAAGATAGAATTTGTAATAAAGAAATGAAAGAAAAAAATGGAAGAAAAAATATTTTCTATAGTGATGCCTCATCAGCTATTATAAAAGAAAAATTTTTTGAATTAGGTGGATATAATTTTGAAGTTCCTACAAATGAAGATGTATATTTAGCTAATAAGATAGTAGAAAATGGATATAGTTTCTTGTACGCTTCTCAAAGTAGAATTTGGCATTCACACCAACTATCTTTAAAAGATACTTATAAAAGATATAAAGATATAGGAAAATTTGAGAAATTATATAAAAATGAAATTGATTTTTCTAAAACACAAAGTGAAGGAAATAAAGTATTACTTTTTTTAATAAAAGAGTTATTAAAAAGAAAAAATATAAAAGAATTAATCTATCTTCCTTTTGATATAGGAGCTAGATGGATAGGATATAAAATGGAGGATTAA
- a CDS encoding MBL fold metallo-hydrolase, giving the protein MNIQTFYLGSLMTHCYLVWNENREAYLFDCGGENIGRVETFLKTHELTLKYMVLTHGHGDHIGGLNRIKEIFPDVTVYIGKEEEKFLTEPELNLMRYMNGKDFIYDGDYITIKEGDMVGEFEVLDTPGHTIGSKCFYNVKEKMLISGDTMFKRSFGRYDLPTSDGEMLFNSLRKLCTLPEDTKVYSGHSEPTTIGEERAFLTMQGMI; this is encoded by the coding sequence ATGAACATACAAACTTTTTATTTGGGAAGTTTAATGACGCATTGTTATCTAGTATGGAATGAGAATAGAGAGGCTTATCTTTTTGACTGTGGAGGTGAGAATATAGGAAGAGTTGAAACTTTTTTAAAAACTCATGAGCTTACACTTAAGTATATGGTACTTACACATGGACATGGAGATCACATAGGGGGATTAAATAGAATCAAAGAGATCTTTCCAGATGTAACTGTGTATATAGGAAAAGAGGAAGAAAAGTTTTTGACTGAGCCAGAATTAAACCTTATGAGGTATATGAATGGAAAAGATTTTATCTATGACGGAGACTATATAACTATAAAAGAGGGAGATATGGTAGGAGAGTTTGAAGTTTTAGATACACCAGGACATACTATAGGTTCAAAATGCTTTTATAATGTCAAAGAAAAGATGTTAATTTCTGGAGATACTATGTTTAAAAGAAGTTTTGGAAGATATGATTTACCTACGAGTGATGGAGAGATGCTGTTTAATAGTTTGAGAAAATTGTGTACTTTACCAGAGGATACAAAAGTGTATAGCGGACACAGTGAGCCAACTACTATAGGGGAAGAAAGAGCATTTTTAACAATGCAAGGAATGATATAG
- a CDS encoding tRNA (cytidine(34)-2'-O)-methyltransferase, translating into MNIVLLNPEIPYNTGNIGRTSVLTNTRLHLIKPLGFSLDEKQLKRAGLDYWHLVDLVIWESYEEFIEANKGARIFYATTKTKQKYSDIEFKEDDFVMFGPESRGIPEEILNAHQESCITIPMIDMGRSLNLSNSAAIILYEALRQTNFNFKK; encoded by the coding sequence TTGAATATAGTCTTATTAAATCCTGAAATACCTTATAATACAGGAAATATTGGCAGAACATCAGTTCTTACAAATACAAGATTACATCTTATTAAACCACTTGGATTTTCTTTAGACGAAAAGCAACTGAAAAGAGCTGGACTAGATTATTGGCATTTAGTAGATTTAGTGATATGGGAATCATATGAGGAATTTATAGAAGCTAACAAAGGGGCAAGAATCTTCTATGCTACTACAAAGACAAAACAAAAATATTCTGATATAGAGTTTAAAGAAGATGACTTTGTAATGTTTGGACCTGAATCTAGAGGAATCCCAGAAGAGATTTTAAATGCTCATCAAGAAAGTTGTATCACTATCCCTATGATAGATATGGGACGTTCATTAAACCTTTCAAACTCTGCTGCTATAATTTTATATGAAGCACTCAGACAAACAAATTTTAATTTTAAAAAATAA
- a CDS encoding sugar transferase, which produces MKRQVAKVVMIIMQFIFYFVVNELFKVPDRIMYNTFFIYLALNLTKNMYSFKTILIWEELRKLLLVHIEYLIIMLINDLAFWGVKYIPVHLFVGLTFTFFNIFIISFIRKVFRKKLEKSLLIIGIGNTANQITRIIKDNNTFTMYKLLGYISANNIEGVNQEVHVEKDKVIGTYEDLDKILDKNKVNEVLIALPLANNEQMEEIINKLDGRVDKIKFIPRLNGTYTLNSTVEDYDGMMVLSTYNGMNKKRYKILKRCFDIIAGSIGCVVLGLLYLIFAPKIKKDGGKAIFTQNRIGKDVKTFKMYKFRSMYVDAEERLQELLEKDEKIREEFYRTFKLKDDPRITKVGEFLRKTSLDEFPQFLNVIKGEMSFVGPRPVVQKEVDMYYGKENARKIFMVKPGITGMWQANGRSDVEDYDSRIGLDLYYIRNWSLWLDVIITIKTIKNVIYRKGAY; this is translated from the coding sequence ATGAAAAGACAAGTAGCAAAAGTTGTAATGATAATAATGCAGTTCATTTTCTACTTTGTAGTTAATGAATTATTTAAAGTGCCAGATAGGATAATGTACAATACATTTTTCATTTATCTGGCTTTAAATTTGACTAAAAATATGTATTCCTTTAAAACTATTCTAATATGGGAAGAGTTGAGAAAGCTTTTATTAGTTCATATAGAATATTTAATAATTATGCTAATCAATGACTTGGCTTTTTGGGGAGTAAAGTATATCCCTGTTCATCTTTTTGTAGGACTTACTTTTACGTTTTTTAATATTTTTATAATTAGCTTTATAAGGAAAGTGTTTAGAAAAAAACTTGAGAAGAGTTTATTAATAATCGGGATAGGAAATACTGCTAATCAGATAACAAGGATAATAAAAGATAATAATACCTTTACTATGTATAAACTATTGGGATATATCTCAGCTAATAATATAGAAGGGGTAAATCAAGAGGTTCATGTGGAAAAAGACAAAGTAATAGGTACTTATGAGGATTTGGATAAAATCCTAGATAAGAATAAAGTAAATGAGGTACTTATAGCCTTACCACTAGCAAATAACGAGCAGATGGAAGAGATAATTAATAAGCTAGATGGTAGGGTAGATAAGATTAAGTTTATTCCAAGACTAAATGGCACATATACACTTAACTCAACAGTAGAGGACTATGATGGAATGATGGTGCTATCTACTTATAACGGAATGAATAAGAAAAGATACAAAATACTAAAAAGATGTTTTGATATCATTGCTGGTAGTATAGGTTGTGTAGTATTAGGCCTACTTTATTTAATCTTTGCCCCTAAGATAAAAAAAGATGGTGGGAAAGCAATATTTACCCAAAATAGAATTGGTAAAGATGTAAAAACATTTAAGATGTATAAATTTAGAAGTATGTATGTAGATGCAGAGGAGAGATTACAAGAACTATTAGAAAAAGATGAGAAGATAAGAGAAGAGTTCTATAGAACCTTTAAATTGAAAGATGACCCAAGAATTACAAAGGTAGGAGAGTTTTTAAGAAAAACTTCATTAGATGAGTTTCCACAGTTTTTGAATGTAATAAAAGGAGAGATGTCCTTTGTAGGACCTAGACCAGTAGTACAAAAGGAAGTAGATATGTACTATGGGAAAGAAAATGCTAGAAAGATATTTATGGTAAAACCAGGGATAACAGGAATGTGGCAAGCTAATGGAAGGTCAGATGTAGAGGACTATGATTCAAGAATAGGTTTAGATTTATATTACATACGTAACTGGTCACTATGGCTAGATGTGATAATAACAATTAAGACAATAAAGAATGTTATATATAGAAAGGGTGCGTATTGA
- the ruvC gene encoding crossover junction endodeoxyribonuclease RuvC: MRILGIDPGTAIVGFSILDFENNKFNVIDYGCIYTDKNIPMEDRLCKIYSELTEIIKKYSPNEMAIEELFYFKNNKTVISVGQARGVIVLCGRQHNLAINHYTPLQVKTGITGYGKAEKKQIQLMVQRILGLPEIPKPDDAADALAIAITHINSKNSRIFGRELAGKLSSKNLPKTKLSVKEYRDLILNGGN, from the coding sequence ATGAGAATATTAGGTATTGATCCTGGAACTGCTATTGTAGGTTTTTCTATTTTAGATTTTGAAAATAATAAATTTAATGTTATAGATTATGGTTGTATCTATACTGATAAAAATATACCTATGGAGGATAGACTTTGTAAAATTTATTCAGAACTTACCGAGATAATAAAAAAATATTCTCCTAATGAAATGGCAATCGAAGAGTTATTCTATTTTAAAAATAATAAAACTGTAATATCAGTAGGACAAGCTAGAGGTGTTATAGTATTATGTGGAAGACAACATAATCTTGCAATAAATCATTATACTCCTCTCCAAGTAAAAACAGGAATTACAGGCTATGGAAAAGCTGAGAAAAAACAGATTCAACTTATGGTTCAAAGAATTTTAGGACTTCCTGAAATTCCTAAACCAGATGATGCTGCTGATGCTTTGGCTATTGCCATAACCCATATAAACTCAAAAAACTCTAGAATATTTGGAAGAGAATTAGCTGGAAAATTAAGTAGTAAAAATCTTCCTAAAACCAAGCTTTCAGTTAAGGAATATAGAGACTTAATCTTAAATGGAGGTAATTAA
- a CDS encoding PhoH family protein, translating to MRKIFVLDTNILIHDPKCIYNFRGNDVILPIYVVEEIDKLKRSQSTAIQARMASRVLDEIRSKGSLSKGVELPNDIFFKVEIKNDRSLLPENLDRDIVDNNIISATLGIKKDNPDKRVIIVSKDINMRVKADSLGLEVEDYNTDRVEYSDLHDGFFEVDVDKRLYNKFDKDGKIEFTALKRDDILPTPNCFFKLKYKDNIMCGRYIEGKIKKFLLGDVQAWGLRARNDEQRFAMELLMDESVKVVTLVGGAGTGKTLLAIATALELVVERKRYKKILIARPIIPMGKDLGYLPGTEKEKLRPWMQPIFDNIEFLSEAKDDKTGEKVVEGLEAMGMMKIEPLTYIRGRSIPKGLIIIDEAQNLSPLEIKTIVTRAGQETKIIFTGDPQQIDNPYLDANTNGLTYMADRLKFEKIVGHITLKKGERSDIAEIAAKLL from the coding sequence ATGAGAAAAATTTTTGTATTAGATACTAATATCCTTATTCATGATCCTAAATGTATATATAATTTTAGAGGAAATGATGTAATACTTCCTATCTATGTGGTAGAAGAGATTGATAAATTAAAAAGAAGTCAAAGTACTGCTATTCAAGCTAGGATGGCTTCAAGAGTATTAGATGAGATAAGAAGTAAGGGAAGCTTATCTAAAGGGGTTGAACTCCCAAATGATATTTTTTTCAAAGTAGAAATAAAAAATGATAGGAGTTTACTTCCAGAGAATTTAGATAGGGATATAGTAGATAATAATATTATCTCTGCAACTTTAGGAATAAAAAAAGATAATCCTGATAAAAGAGTAATAATAGTAAGTAAGGATATTAATATGAGAGTAAAAGCTGATTCACTTGGTCTAGAGGTAGAGGACTATAATACAGACAGGGTTGAATACAGTGATTTACATGATGGATTTTTTGAAGTTGATGTGGATAAAAGACTTTATAATAAATTTGATAAGGATGGAAAAATTGAGTTTACTGCTCTAAAAAGAGATGATATTTTACCAACTCCAAATTGTTTTTTTAAATTAAAATATAAAGATAATATCATGTGTGGTAGATATATAGAGGGAAAAATTAAAAAGTTTTTACTTGGTGATGTGCAAGCCTGGGGACTTAGAGCTAGAAATGATGAGCAGAGATTTGCTATGGAGTTACTTATGGATGAGAGTGTCAAAGTAGTTACATTAGTAGGTGGAGCTGGAACTGGAAAAACGCTTTTAGCTATTGCTACTGCTCTTGAACTTGTAGTAGAAAGAAAAAGATATAAAAAGATTTTAATTGCTAGACCTATTATTCCAATGGGAAAAGACTTAGGATATCTTCCAGGTACTGAAAAAGAAAAACTAAGACCTTGGATGCAACCTATTTTTGATAATATAGAATTTTTAAGTGAAGCTAAAGATGATAAGACAGGTGAAAAAGTGGTAGAAGGATTAGAAGCTATGGGAATGATGAAAATAGAACCACTTACATACATAAGAGGAAGAAGTATTCCTAAAGGTCTTATTATCATAGATGAAGCTCAAAATCTTAGCCCTTTGGAGATAAAAACAATTGTGACAAGAGCTGGTCAAGAGACTAAAATAATATTTACTGGCGATCCTCAGCAAATAGATAATCCATATTTAGATGCGAATACAAATGGTCTGACTTATATGGCCGATAGATTAAAATTTGAAAAAATTGTAGGGCATATAACTTTAAAAAAAGGTGAAAGATCAGATATAGCAGAGATAGCTGCTAAGTTATTATAG
- a CDS encoding NAD(P)/FAD-dependent oxidoreductase codes for MEKIYDVIIVGGGPAGLSAALYTGRSRLSTLVVERAGMGSLYMAHKVDNYPGFPEGITGDELNLRMKEQAKRFGAEFVEGTLLGFDPYEEIKIVKTDAGNFKTKNIIVATGSGKNFGKKLKGEKEFLGKGVSYCATCDGAFTKSMTVSLVGQGEELAEEALFLTKFSKLIRVMVTEDEFKCSKESYEALASSEKVEIITGVKLLEIKGKEYVEELVVMEKEEEKVYKSDFVFLYLGTKSNAEMYGEFAKLDKNGNIITSADLKMNVEGMYAAGDIRSGAVKQVTVSVADGTIAALEVIKRALKK; via the coding sequence ATGGAAAAAATATATGATGTAATAATTGTAGGAGGAGGACCAGCAGGATTAAGTGCTGCTTTATATACAGGGAGATCAAGGCTATCTACATTGGTAGTAGAAAGAGCTGGTATGGGAAGCCTATACATGGCTCATAAGGTAGATAATTACCCAGGATTTCCAGAAGGAATAACAGGGGACGAGTTAAATTTACGTATGAAAGAGCAAGCTAAGAGATTTGGAGCCGAATTTGTAGAGGGGACACTTCTAGGATTTGATCCATATGAGGAGATAAAGATAGTAAAAACTGATGCTGGGAACTTTAAAACTAAAAATATAATAGTAGCTACTGGATCAGGAAAGAATTTTGGTAAAAAGCTCAAAGGAGAGAAAGAGTTCTTAGGTAAAGGAGTATCTTACTGTGCAACTTGTGATGGAGCTTTTACTAAGTCTATGACTGTATCTTTAGTAGGGCAAGGAGAAGAGTTAGCTGAAGAGGCATTGTTTTTAACAAAGTTTTCTAAACTTATAAGAGTTATGGTAACTGAGGATGAATTTAAATGTAGTAAAGAGAGTTATGAAGCTCTTGCTTCTTCTGAGAAGGTAGAAATAATTACAGGTGTAAAGCTTTTAGAGATAAAAGGTAAAGAGTATGTTGAAGAATTAGTTGTAATGGAAAAAGAAGAAGAAAAAGTTTATAAGTCTGATTTTGTATTCTTATATCTTGGAACGAAAAGTAATGCTGAGATGTATGGTGAATTTGCAAAATTAGATAAAAATGGAAATATAATAACTTCTGCAGATTTGAAAATGAATGTAGAAGGAATGTATGCAGCTGGAGATATTAGAAGTGGGGCTGTAAAACAAGTGACTGTATCAGTTGCTGATGGGACAATAGCTGCTTTAGAAGTTATAAAAAGAGCATTGAAGAAGTAA